Proteins from a genomic interval of Diospyros lotus cultivar Yz01 chromosome 6, ASM1463336v1, whole genome shotgun sequence:
- the LOC127803716 gene encoding leucine-rich repeat extensin-like protein 1, translated as MSSSTYQSGSDRQILLTMLILFAGLATVPANAASPVKKIDEPNAGVKCGACPCVNPCNQQQPPPPPPSFPSSQYCAPTPPMAMTPPPPRFVYFTDPRGYLYQRDPFDLPIYSSADWNLASPPVLVGFGFLQLLLAALW; from the coding sequence ATGTCTTCTTCCACTTACCAATCGGGCAGTGATCGTCAAATACTTCTGACGATGCTTATTCTATTTGCCGGCTTAGCTACAGTTCCGGCAAATGCTGCTTCTCCGGTGAAGAAGATTGATGAGCCCAACGCCGGCGTGAAGTGCGGCGCCTGCCCATGCGTAAATCCATGCAACCAGCAACAGCCGCCACCGCCGCCTCCGAGCTTTCCGTCCTCGCAATACTGCGCTCCAACTCCGCCGATGGCGATGACGCCGCCGCCGCCGAGGTTTGTTTACTTTACGGATCCAAGGGGGTATTTGTATCAAAGAGATCCATTTGATCTGCCTATCTACTCTTCCGCAGATTGGAATCTTGCGAGTCCACCGGTTTTGGTGGGATTTGGATTCTTACAGCTACTGCTGGCGGCGCTTTGGTAA